The genomic window aACAAATACTTTTAATATGCTGAGTGTGGCAAAAGAAAAAATCAAGcacagaaattaaattaaaaatatttataaaacgaAAATCAGCCAACATTAGCAAATGCCGTGAAGTACTCGTTCACAAATGTGGAAACCAAAATATTACCGCTTTACATTAGTGGTTTACGGTGCGTATGAATGCTATAAATAAATTAGGAGAATGTGTAGCCTGTGTGGCACTACTTCAGAGCTTCAACTATATAGGTCGTACATACCCTGGAAAACTCGTACGACTAGTCCCTAAAGAGAGTGGTCTCTGATTGATCTCACTTGTTTAAATTGGGATATAATTGATTCCTCTCTTGCTTCGATTAATATGTCTGAAATATATGTAACCATTTTTATTAAACTATATGGATATTTTCGGCATTGTTCTCTTCGCCATTTCAGATTGTTTCGGTTCAGGACTATTTCAAAATGGTTTCGAACATTTCGGGACCATGTCCAAATAACTATAGGATtggtttcggaaaaaaattggCTTTGTGTTAACTTCAGGTTACTCTACCTTTAAAAAAGGGGCTACCTGTAAGTCAAGTTTCATCGAAATAAGTTGAGCCGCTCTGGTTTGATTAAGTCACAAAAGCAACATCCAAACTTTCAAATTCATCAAATGTGACGCTCAGCGAGAAAATGTTCCTAAATGGGAAGCCGTTAATTGTATATAGTACGCAGGTACAGTGGGTCTTGCGCGCTAGCTTTTGCATGATGGCACACATACCGCCACATTTACTGCAGAGTTTGATTGCTCATAATTCAAAACTAATAGAGATATCGATCTGCAGGTTTGCAAGTTTCTTTCATTTTTTAAGAGtcctaaaaaaattaatatttttcgaaCTAGGTGTCTTTTCTTGCAGAGctttccatatatgtatgtttcaTGGTTCGTATAATTTTTGGtctaaatatatttgaaaaagtgGTGAATTTCGGGATAATTGAAGTATAGTTTCGGGATCATTACGGAACCAGTTCAGGATCATTTTTCGTCCATTTCAGGatatttttcgaagttttcgaccatttcgggatgattttcgaTACATAGGTTCGGAACAGTTTGAGGCCTTTTGGGATTGTGCTCCTCGCGATTTCAGAGCTCTCCCTGGTTTCTATATGGTGTTCGGACTGGTTTCGTATCTATTTGAGCATTTATTTCAGGGCCGCCTCAATTCTTTTTCACTCAAATTTAAGGGGATATTGCAAGAATTTTTAGGACTATTTCGGTACCGTTTAGAGATTGTGATCGTGATCTTTGTCGGAACTGTTTCGGGGCAGTTTCTAGTttgttttcgtaataatatcgcTAAGGCCACTTCGTGACCATTTCGGTATACTTTTCGTATGATTTTGGGATTGTTTTAGATAAAATTCTGCGGTAATgactcaaggttcgattcgagctcaaggccagaacaataatttttttctaatgataattattgttattttttaatttctctaaatttgaaaaattgtattttgtttttgatgatgaaggcttagcacccttcgaaatggatctatctgcgcagctatgacaggttgtctgaaaaattttctacttactacttccaaaaacaaaatacaatttttcaaatttagaaaaattaaaaaataacaataattatcattagaaaaaaattattgttctggccttgaggtcgaatcgaaccttgagtcatttatcaataggccgataaaaacaaaaacaattctgcggtaagtttgaaaatttttcggTAGGTTTTCAGGACTATGACCGGTTAATTTTTGAACTGTTTTCATATTAATTTCGgaatatttcgagatcatttcagtGCCATCTATGTAACCTTTTGTCCGTAAGTATTACAGGTGAAAATAGATCTGTCTCACCATACCCATAGGCGAACGAAGAGGATCTCTCCGAAAGTACCAACAGGGGTGCGTAGAGGATTTTATCCGTAGGGGTAAAAGGGGAACGTAATGAACAGTGCACCCGTATGGGTATAAAAAAGAACCGTCCGACACTAACCCCTCAGGAATATAAGGGTACAATTTATCCTGGATATGATATGGTCAAACAAAGGAgatcactccaacccatataaagagatgaAAACTGGTTATAGAGTCATATTCCTCTGCGACTCTTTCCgtattcatcctagactaatcgtaTGTTTTAAGGGTATGAacgcatatacatacaaacatgcatacataggAATGCATGCTGAAGAGAGCTCTTAATGTGTAACCATCCATGTACTTATATATggcaaaatataaacaaatatcagTAGTGGCGGTAACACAATATAGCTTTCAAATAAAAGGCGGAAAGTATTTCCCAAAACAATGCTATACATTGAAcagtgtgagtgtgtgtgtgtgtgggtgtgtgGAAGCTGTAGACCTATGCAAACACAAACAAATAAAAGTAGCTTCCCAGTAGAAAAGGGGATCATACTATGAGCGATTATGGATCGCTAAATAGGGAGCGTGGGAGTGCTCCCGCACTGTCCAAGACGTCAAACAAAACATGCTCCCTTTTAACATTGCATGTCCTAGGAGGGCGAGCGCTCTGTAAACGGTTGAGAAACGTGGAACTAGAGCGCTCTCTAAATGATCCATATATACAAAAAAGGAGTGCTCTccaaatgaaaataagaaaacaaaatcagAGCGCTCTCCAAAtgatcaaaaacaataaaaaaggagTTCTCCCCATAGCatcaaaatgtacaaaactaGAGCGAGACAAAAAAATAGTTccctaaaaataataaaaaaaaggaaattgaGTCTTCTTTTATTTACTTTAAGTTTTCAATTAGTAAATATTTAATTTGCAGCTTTCAATTTATAAGTTTTCCGGTAAAATTTCAGTTTTGCTTCTCTAAAGGCATCCTTAACTTTATCCTCAAACTCCGAATAGTTTTGATACTTGTCTTTGACGGCTTCTGCAATGCAAAATAAAAttcataagaagaaattcaaaCATACTCAAAAACTTACCAAATAAATGATAGCTAAATATCTTGTAGTCCCTAACTGCGATTTTACTTTGGCCCCCCGTCCAATTCACGCTTAAAATAAAGCGTTCGTCGAAAATTTCGCACAAGATCTCTTTCAAATTTCGGTttgcaaattttgattttaaaaattttatctgcaataaataaaaaaatatgcattAAAATGGAGATTGAACATAATGATCAAAATAATTCTTACCACAGCTTCTTCCTCAGTTTTGGCAATATTATTCGCCTGTTGCATTTCCGCTACTGAATTTATTGGCAAAACATCAAGAGAAAACCTCGGGGGctcaacttttttaaaatttcctcCAATATAACATTATTTTCGCATAGAAGtgcagtatttttttttatttaggacTCCATGTCATCTAGACGATTTTCAATCCGTGAAATGCGGTCAATGCTATCGGAAcctacaaaaaataaataataagggTAAAAACATTATATAATTGTAAAAGACATTGTAAGAATGTGTATATTCACCATCGATGGCATATGGGGCGTTAACATCAAAGACGCGTCTGGACATTGTGAAGGCAAAGCTGCTActgctataagaaaaaaaaaatgataatcgAAATTGGTAAAAGCATGGATGGAAACGATATCTAACATTGGTGAAGAATTGGAATAAAAACCTTAAAACAACCTTCTGGTATAGCAAAAAGCTTACAAGCAATATCGTTTATTTCTAAAATTGCCTCCTCATTAGATAGCTTACTGCCTTTTGAAATTCCCAAAGCGATTTCTGAATCTACAGGATATTTAAAATATGGTGTTATGTCTGTGAAAATGTGTCCAACAACGTACTCAagcttgtttttaattataaaactAGATATTTGCATGGGCTTTTTATCCTTAGTGAGACAAAAATTGTTAGGACTTTTCCCGGACAAGAAAAATTCACCATTCTTGCAATCTTTTTTCAAAActtgtaaaaaattttcaaacttatACGACGAGAATCAACATTTCCAAATTGTTCAACGCATTTCGATAGGTGTGGCAAGTTATGGACATTATAACTTACCCTATCGCCGCCATATAACTTTCCGAAATCTTCTACGTACGCTTGAAACAATTGCTGAACACAATTCAAGTTATTTTGGCAACTAGATGGACATGAAACGAAACGATAAGCGGAGACTAAAAGTAAAAAGTGTTCATATAGAACCAGATCAATCAGCCCTTTGAAAATTACAATACCTGTATACAAAGCCAGCTGCCGAAACTCAATGGCTTTCCAGCGGGGAACCTCTTCAAAAACCCTACCCCTGCGAGCGAATTCTTTCGGCATGAACTTATTTATTGCTAAAATCCTTCTATTAAGTTTATCTTTTCGAGACAATGTAAGTTTAGTTTTGGTATGGATATTTTTCATAATCAAAAGCACACTTTTCTTTACAACACCCAAATCTAAGAGATGCATAACATCTAAAGGAAATTGAGTCACCATTTTTACGCCACATTTTTCGAGAGGATGCACATCAGCTTGAAAGTTTTTGAGATGGTATGGTTTATTTTTGCGATCTAAAAAGTCTTCATCTGTTCTGATGGGAAATAATTTGGTGCTATAGGTAAGTCTTTGGTTTATCTTAAAAGCTTTTTGTTCACATTTGGAACAACCATCACAAGAGTTATGACCAACAGTACCCGTTAAAAATGACCTTGCGGGAGTATCACACACGAAAAGTCTAATTTCTGGTTTAAAGAGCTTGTCTCCTAttaaaaaaccttcttttctatgtGTTTAAAACCCGATTCAGATTCATTATAGACACAATCTTCACCACTATCACTTCTTTCAcacagataattttttttttcgcaatatatttcatttatttcaaatTCTATATTATTTCCACTACTGTTAGTATcaggtttttgttttttagcAGTTTCTTCACTTAAGTTTTCTAGTTTTCTTTTAACTAAGCGTCTTATATGTctcttacaaacaaattttgtggtcattgtaatttcttatttttatatttcactcgTTTACCTTTTTAGAAACGTTTAAATTAGACCACGTAACACTTTCACTGACTATTTAAGAATGACAAATTCTTTTATTTTGAGAAAACAACAGTTATTTTAAATACAGTTATTTTCGATGGATGTATTATGTTTGACGCAAATATCCCACTTTGCTCCAAAAAAACAGAAATGGAACACATATAACGGTTAAAAAAACAATGATCGCATTCTGCTCCCAGAAAAATAATAGGATATCACACGCTAATGTGCTGCTCTATAGCTGATCCCCTGTTGCTTAGAAAGATCGCTCTTTTCCTGTTAATCAAGGAAGCGCTCGAGATATTTTCTACTGGGTTATGAGCGCTGAAAAACAATGTGCAACAGGCCGCATTGTCCATTTTTAAGCAAATAAATAtctatgtgtttttgcttttgttgttgttatacatGTCTACTTGGAGGGTTGTGTGTCTTTGTGTCTATGGAAACGTGCTCATGAATGTTCATATACTTTTTGTTATTGTAGGCAGGACATTGCACCTTGTTTGCAAAAGTTCGCACaactttcacacaataaaatttTCCATAGCTGTGTGTGTGTAACTGAGCGTGGGTGTCTCCTTGACATAATGTAAACATACAATATAACCACATCATAATTTACgcaataaaaacttacaaaaattgTTGGTAATGTCGCCTTTTATTACATTGCAAGTACtcgcttttatttttataattcattcagattctttgtttatttatttttattttttttttttgtttaatttaaattgttCAGGGCAACCATGCTATGCGCTTTAGGTTAATATACAGTCTCGCAATTTACATATTACCTTCGGTTTTCTTTACGCCTCCATAAATTCCAcgtacttgtttttattaaatattttaataagtttAACATTCGTTGCATGCAGAAGTGCTCAAGGGTTAAACGAAAGCATAAACACTCAAGTGAAACCACCTTTTCTACAGGCATACGCGGCATATGGAAGCTAAGATGAATGAGAACTCATAAAAACGTATGAATgcattaaattcaaataaaagagaatttaatttaattaaaaaaaaaatgtttcccttaATTCACCGAAAATGCTGCCGTCGCAACCATGCGTCCGTGAACTAAAAACTACCTTATTTGGAATCGTTGTCCACCCCGGTACAGCTTTGGTACAACTTCGAGGTGGCGTTCCATATCTCTTGTATCTTCAGAACCTTCTGATATTCTTGCGTCCTcgttttttctctgagtgtggtTTCTACGAAGCTGCCTTTCTTCTGCGCCGCTCAGCATTTTTGCTGTAACATTATCAACAGTAATTTTATCGACTCTTTCCTCGAGCATTTGTCGGTTCTGGCTTCACCGGGAGCATTTGAAGATAGCATTGTTCAGCAACATCCTCGTCTGAATCACCGTAAACGCACTTGAGATACTCGTATTTTTCTATCCTttgcaaatatttttgaaaacacGAGTGCGCAGAGGGAATTTGGTTAACGTAGTAATTTACCTCGCCATTTGTCTCGTTGTTGATTTTCCCATCGTTCTTGCAACAACCTAAATATTTCTTCCTTTCTCTCTTTTCTAACGACTTTCATACACTTTTGATCTGTCTGCTTTCTTTTTTCCCCACTACCTTCTTCTTTCAATCGTTAATAGGTCGATGAAGATTATTTCGCTAATAGCTTAAACGGTTTGTCCTTATGCAGTGCGATAAGCGCAGGCTACTCTCACAGCTGCTGTTCGCTGTTGAACTGTTATAAGCTTGTTGGCTTCTTATGAAGTGTGTTTGCTCACAGTTGAGAACCGTGCAATATCATGGATAGGATGATGTCCATTAACAGCTTTATTTGTTTCCTGTAGATCCTCCAATATTTGCCATCAGCCTACTTAGCAACGACACCTTTTCAGATGCCTTCTCAGTCGCATATTGAATTTGCGCTCAACATGGTGCCTGGATGAAAGTTGCTCTACGGCGTCTGTGATACGTGGTTTGAGGAGCCTTTCAAGCAGTTTACCGGCTTTGTCGAGCATGCATTACGGCCGGTATGCTGATGGCAAATTCAGAACCCCCTTGCCTTTACCAATTAACACTTAACTAAGAACTAAACCTATATCTAAATCAAAATATAAATCTAAATCTTTGTCcgaatcttaatctttatctaaatctaaattcaaaatatTAACCTCAATCTAAATCTAACTCTAAatctaaaacttaaactaaatcTAAAGCTACATCTAAATATAAATCTGAATCTAACTCGAAATATAAATCCAAATCGTATtcttaatctttatcttaatcttaatcttaatattAACCTTAATCTAAGCCTAGACATATTACAATCTAAATCCAATGCGAAATCTAAATTAGATGTGATCTGAATCTTTATCTAAATTAGAATTCGTGTAAATCTAAATCTACATCCAAAGCCGAATCTAGCTTAGTCCAAATCTAAAACTAGATCTATATCTATTTCTAAATCTAAACCTTATTCTAAATCTAAATCCGAATCTTAGCTTTAATACAAATCTTCTTCTAAATCTAAATCTAGTTCCAAGTCTAAATCAAGATCTAAATTtaaatctaatatatctaatctcTAATATAATCTAAATCTTAGTTAAGATCTAAATATTTAACCTAATCTTAATATATatccaaaaacaaaaactaaatcaATATCAATCAGACAGCACTGCTGACAATGATAGGAAATAGCTAGCGATTTCTGGAAGCAATCCAGAGTTCCGAAATGTCATCATCGTCTCTTGTGATATCACATTATCTTAAAGTAACAGCTGGGTATAATTGTTCAAACAATCGACTCATTGTAAGAAAAATATATTACTGGATCAGACTGTCGTGGGCCTCGTCAAGACACGAAAATCAAGCCAATCTAATTTTCAGTCAAATTTATGTTTCGCAAATAAATTTGATATACCACAGCTAGTCAGCACTAGTTTCCTCTTtactttcaaaaataaatattcataaatgtggttacaatttttttctaagccTAACCAGTTTTATTCATGCCACTAGAACATTAACGCTGCCACAGTTGTTTTTATACATTTCCGCAACTCGTTTCCTAAATACTTCcgcttttttatttatgttttttttttttttgcttttctgcTTTGTACGTTGTTTGTGGTTATTACTTTGATAgcggatatataaaaaaaattaatttttctatcAAACTAAATTACCAATTTCaacgtttttctttttaatttatttgtttgttgggagatttaatattattataaatttgttggaaattttaGGTTTTTTAGACCCATGCTCAAGCTTGTAATCAACAATCCATCAACTCAGCAGTTGAGGGCGCATAAAGATGAATTCCATCCGAAGAAGGGCATTGCTTTAGAATATAATCAATCTCCTATTATCTCTTCTTTCCTTCTCTTCAGTACAATTCTTTTAAGTATATCGATTTGAGCGCCTCCTGGCGGAAACTTTTGCTGCTGGTTTTCCACTTTCTTTGGCCTCTCAAATACGTTCAAGATTTCAAGTCTCTAGTTTATTGTAGtaacagtgctttgccccatccaatagatgcAACTACacgcaaattgtcatcaatatcctctaacgggagtcgaagCATActcgcagtttcaacaggggtgcaccAGACAGAAAGGGTTGTTAAAgacgttggtttcacattgcaattgaTAAGGTAGTTCGTGTAATGTTGGAACACATTGTCAGCTGGACATATgagtttgattctggataggaaCAGTTAAACCCATCACAGTGTCCAGATCGCAGTTGAGCTAGAATTATGCGCATTTCCCGGGGGAGGTAgctttcctctactgcgagttAAGGGTATTTGGtgttaagaacggggttcgctgGGCAATTCGTGGCACACAAGTTCGACGCGTTTTGGTGAATATATCTGAGGGCCCTTTTgtgcttttcttttctttcatacGGCTGGCTCAGGTATTTCCATAGAATGCTTGCATATATGATCTCTGAGAGACATGGCAAACTTCTCTCTAAGATGCCTTTTGGGATGCCCCGGTTTCTGAGTTTTCAGCAGAAACTGCTTAGCTATTGCACAAGACTATGGCAGTCGTTCGCAGTCGTCATTTCAATAGTGGTTTTAAGTCAAAGCGATAtcgcagttattatacaaaaaattaTACTGCACTGCAAAAAAAGGGCGAATTTCTATTACCATTGCTATTATGCAGTCAGAtctaaacaaatacaaaattctACTTCGATTTGAGCATGCAGAAGACAATGCTGGCAATGACTGGCTTCTGTTCGATCTCAGCtttatatattattgtctgattcCACAGAGATTTCCATAAGTAAATATTGGTTTTCATTATGaaatttttgaaactttaaattaaaaatttgtgttgttatatcggcctacttatttgtaagatcgcgggtttgaatcgagctcgaggcctaacaataattattttatcattattattgttatgatacatttttccaattcagaaatatgtatcataacaataataatgataaaataattattgttagggcttgagctcgattcaaacccgcgaactttaaattaaatataaaattttgttcacttatttataaaaattttatttgttaagCTATTTAAAATGGTTGGATTTATTATTCGCTGTTTTGTTAGCTTTTTGCAAGTATCTAAATAAATAAagctttaaataactttttgcaTTTCCACATAGTTTTCATAAGCATTAATAAATTAtaagcaaatatatatatttagctaacgtaaaatataatataattagtatatacATAGGTATTACGACTGCACTCAAACAAGAATTCCTAAACATGAAGaaaatagctgttaaaataaagaAAACGGTGTATGATATTTCGCCATACAAATCCTTTCCTTAATCTGaacaaataattttcataaaattgaaaactatttttttcttgttttcttttttctaaaaatacagaaagctttataaaaaaaaatcaaaaaattttgctATTCAACTGTCACAGCCCTGGATTTCTAGTCCGGTGCGCAACTTTACAGTCGAGTGCTTTTATTCATTGATCTAACTCATACTCGTAAATATTGTACGAAATTCTCAATGAAGttttcttgattgaaaaaatttaagaaaaattattgaTGTATAAACATTTTTGCTTACGGTATGGGAAAACCTTGAGTATAAGCGTAAggtgtaagtgtaagcgtaagcgtaaaattagtttttttaattGTGTGCTATATgggcaatatatacatatgtagaatgTAAATGTAGGCGTAATGTGTAATGTTGTTAAATGTACTGTGTGTAGTACAAGCTAATGTGTAAGTTCAGACATCGTCGCATGGTGTTTGCATGCTGTATCGAGTGACAAAGAATGAGAGCGTGAGTGCAATCCCTTCACTGTAAGTTAATGTGGAACAAGGCTATGTTTCTTTTTAGGGTTTTGTTGAATGTAACatatttgtacattatttggtaagatttatatgaaatgataattgcataaaaaatttttgttttttcaattaaatcaaactaaacaaaatacaagaaaaaaacaaataaaacaatataacattaataataattaaatatagtgacaaaaaaatttaataaaataaactaaaaacaaaacaaaaaagtagAATAGTAAcacatgaattcttaaatataagtataaactgaacacaccattaaacaaacatacaaaataaaataaaaataaaataaaatacaaaaaaaaaataaaacagtaaaaataaaataaaatacaagcatataaaattaaattaaaaaaatataaaaaggagaaaaaattaaaaaaaaacgtaaaataaaatataataaaaaaattttattaaattaaaatggtATAAAggaaaataaggtaaaataaaatataataaaataaaaattaaaacacaatattaaaaaattaaatttaaaaaattttatgaaaataaaatatttattaaatttaacacAGTTTAACTAAAACCCATTTAATTGATTGAATTAATTAATTCCCGTCGTTGAAGTTCGCGTTCgagtcccactcccgggagaagaggctttgaagagatttgcagCTTCCGCcgctgatgtcacgttgtttaaaatttcccaaattattaaataaattcagttatattaatttaaattaaattcaattactgtatattaaattaaattaatgtggtgttgattgtcctttgctggatataaatccggtactttccggtaacaagcactatttagTGCGACCACATCTAGGCCATCGCCCTTCCAACCCCTAcattcatgaggaacttggggtcgccagagtttcGGCTGataaagaaacaagattcgcaCGTGTAGGTgtgtttgacaattgggttgaag from Eurosta solidaginis isolate ZX-2024a chromosome 3, ASM4086904v1, whole genome shotgun sequence includes these protein-coding regions:
- the LOC137245183 gene encoding uncharacterized protein, which codes for MQQANNIAKTEEEAVIKFLKSKFANRNLKEILCEIFDERFILSVNWTGGQSKIAVRDYKIFSYHLFEAVKDKYQNYSEFEDKVKDAFREAKLKFYRKTYKLKAAN